From Amycolatopsis sp. cg9, one genomic window encodes:
- a CDS encoding glycosyltransferase family 4 protein, whose amino-acid sequence MRVLMLSWEYPPVAIGGLARHVHALATHLARQGHEVVVLCRHAAGTDAGTHPRTDRVVEGVRIVRVAEDPMHVTFERDLVAWTLAMGHAMIRAAQDLLRTWQPDVVHAHDWLVAHPAIAIAEAARVPLVGTIHATEAGRHSGWLSHPLNQQVHSVEWWLANRADALITCSQAMRREVSYLFEVEAADVTVIHNGIEERGWQVPAKEIARAREVYSPAGAPLLLYFGRLEWEKGVQDLLAALPRIRRRHPGTRVVVAGKGRHFDELVEQSRKLRVRRAVDFVGHLSDRDLRAALAAADAVVLPSRYEPFGIVALEAAAAKAPLVASTAGGLGEVVVHGETGLAFSPGDVTELTNAVTAVLSDAPAAAKRAKAAQSRLAADFDWGRIAEATADVYRRAKPAEPVELPRPKIATGNAFEPVAAGIPEL is encoded by the coding sequence ATGCGTGTGCTGATGCTGTCGTGGGAGTACCCGCCAGTGGCCATCGGAGGCCTGGCCCGGCACGTGCACGCGCTCGCCACCCACCTGGCGCGCCAGGGTCACGAGGTCGTGGTGCTCTGCCGGCACGCCGCCGGGACCGACGCCGGGACGCACCCGCGCACCGACCGCGTCGTCGAGGGCGTGCGGATCGTCCGGGTGGCCGAAGACCCGATGCACGTGACGTTCGAGCGGGACCTCGTCGCCTGGACGCTGGCCATGGGGCACGCCATGATCCGCGCCGCCCAGGACCTGCTGCGGACCTGGCAGCCCGATGTCGTCCACGCGCACGACTGGCTGGTCGCGCACCCGGCGATCGCCATCGCCGAGGCCGCGCGGGTGCCGCTGGTCGGCACCATCCACGCGACCGAGGCCGGCCGGCACTCCGGCTGGCTGTCGCACCCGCTGAACCAGCAGGTGCACTCCGTCGAGTGGTGGCTGGCGAACCGCGCCGACGCGCTGATCACGTGTTCGCAGGCCATGCGCCGCGAAGTCTCCTACCTCTTCGAGGTCGAAGCCGCCGACGTCACGGTGATCCACAACGGCATCGAGGAACGCGGCTGGCAGGTGCCGGCGAAGGAGATCGCCCGGGCCCGGGAGGTCTACAGCCCGGCCGGGGCGCCGCTGTTGCTCTACTTCGGACGACTCGAATGGGAGAAGGGCGTGCAGGACCTGCTCGCCGCACTCCCCCGCATCCGGCGGCGGCACCCCGGGACGCGCGTGGTCGTCGCCGGAAAAGGACGGCACTTCGACGAGCTGGTCGAACAGTCGCGGAAGCTGCGGGTGCGGCGCGCGGTCGACTTCGTCGGGCACCTCTCCGACCGCGACCTGCGGGCGGCGCTGGCCGCCGCCGACGCCGTCGTGCTGCCCAGCCGGTACGAGCCGTTCGGGATCGTCGCGCTGGAGGCCGCGGCCGCGAAGGCGCCGCTGGTGGCGTCGACCGCCGGCGGGCTCGGCGAGGTCGTGGTGCACGGCGAGACCGGGCTCGCGTTCAGCCCCGGCGATGTCACGGAATTGACCAACGCCGTGACGGCGGTGCTCAGCGACGCGCCGGCAGCGGCGAAGCGCGCGAAGGCGGCGCAGTCCCGGCTGGCCGCGGACTTCGACTGGGGCCGGATCGCCGAGGCGACCGCCGACGTCTACCGGCGGGCGAAGCCGGCCGAACCGGTGGAGCTGCCGCGGCCGAAGATCGCGACCGGCAACGCGTTCGAGCCGGTCGCGGCCGGGATCCCGGAACTGTAG
- a CDS encoding S8 family serine peptidase: MRKPITAVVAVTLAAGVLTAPGAVAAPADRPPVTPTRITLVTGDQVLVGGTDVRVLPARRDRPVPIRQYVRHGDQYVLPGDAAGLVRAGRLDEQLFNVTGLLRQGYDDARTPNVPLLVRQAGPALAARTGVAARASALGYTALDEPKSGAAAFWNRLAAEPATLAAGGAKVWLNAKVRASLDQSVPQIGAPAAWQAGLTGRGVPVAVLDTGIAGTHPDLGGRVSLSKDFTGKGTVEDGAGHGTHVASTIAGSGAASGGKYKGVAPDASLAVGKVLDDSGDGTLDTVLAGMQWAVTEAHARVVNMSLGAGPSDGTDPVSEAVNTLTRQYGTLFVVAAGNFGADESVSSPAAADAALAVASVSKKDVLSPFSSRGPRIGDGAAKPDVAAPGESITAAWPGGGYQALDGTSMATPHVAGSAAILAQQHPDWTADRLKAALTSTATPVDAGPAAVGTGRVDVARATATAVTATGSASAYLPWPNRGTTKKATVTWYNSGATPVTLTLGAAVDGVSFPASVTVPAGGSTPVELTFTAQDGHPGTRSGVLTASGDGVTTRTALSLRQEAETYDLTVGLVDRDGRPWAPTGYPPVSIIDLDTGALTLGEPGTFRLPRGRYAVNSVIETPRPGQEPSYSFITHPELALDHAVTQTFDAREGKPVSLEPDNPAARGGTQSVERLSRVTSCSCVFADGFDLDPRFHEAFAATVPGTSSATFAFSQERRATEPDLELTADDGQPFAVRGVWLESAAPAGTSALPVVSGGGGTPEDLAGIDARGKLVVVRLPLGIRIDEAYQRLVNVENAGAKLGVVALDGGAAGTTVLGGGLPTLHLPVIWGGLSVTAQRFSELAKTGHASATVVSRPSPRFRYELGDGVEGQVTAPRVQRPKTGDLAEVRTAYHDNAPGEVRYVAGREFFGRLVGYGYTEPVAAQQERVEYYSPGKWDSVWTSGFRGELTENLDLAAGRKYQLSWNKAVAGPSLRGLTMTHSGEQPRPWAWRKDGVFDLWLPLFGDAAGRPRKPESGAGDTGSVTLAKDGVAIPVEPSGEPTLARIPVPDADGAYRLTAEAHRHTDWWPLWTDVVAEWGFRSSAAADGRALPLLTARFAPAVDLRNSAPANRVFTFPAFVERQGGGSGTKLAVETSTDDGRSWQPAPALRTGDHWTVAVRNPAGGFVSLRASAADDRGNTVRQTVIRAYAVG; the protein is encoded by the coding sequence ATGAGGAAACCGATCACCGCGGTCGTCGCGGTGACCCTGGCCGCGGGCGTGCTGACCGCACCCGGCGCGGTGGCCGCCCCGGCGGACCGGCCACCCGTGACACCGACGCGGATCACGCTGGTCACCGGCGATCAGGTGCTGGTCGGCGGCACCGACGTCCGCGTGCTGCCCGCCCGCCGCGACCGGCCGGTGCCGATCCGGCAGTACGTCCGCCACGGCGACCAGTACGTCCTGCCCGGCGACGCCGCCGGGCTGGTTCGCGCCGGACGGCTCGACGAGCAGCTGTTCAACGTCACCGGCCTGCTGCGTCAGGGCTACGACGACGCGCGCACCCCGAACGTCCCGCTGCTGGTCCGCCAGGCGGGCCCGGCGCTCGCCGCGCGGACCGGCGTCGCCGCCCGGGCGTCCGCGCTCGGCTACACCGCGCTCGACGAGCCGAAGTCCGGCGCCGCGGCGTTCTGGAACCGGCTCGCCGCGGAACCCGCCACGCTCGCGGCGGGCGGCGCGAAGGTGTGGCTGAACGCGAAGGTGCGTGCGAGCCTCGACCAGAGCGTGCCGCAGATCGGTGCGCCCGCGGCGTGGCAGGCGGGCCTGACCGGCCGCGGCGTGCCGGTCGCGGTGCTCGACACCGGCATCGCCGGCACGCACCCGGATCTGGGCGGCCGCGTTTCGCTGTCCAAGGACTTCACCGGCAAGGGCACCGTCGAGGACGGTGCCGGGCACGGCACGCACGTCGCTTCGACGATCGCCGGCTCCGGCGCCGCGTCCGGTGGTAAGTACAAGGGCGTCGCGCCCGACGCGTCGCTGGCCGTCGGCAAGGTCCTCGACGACTCCGGCGACGGCACGCTCGACACGGTCCTGGCCGGCATGCAGTGGGCGGTGACCGAAGCGCACGCCCGCGTCGTGAACATGAGCCTCGGCGCCGGCCCGTCCGACGGGACCGATCCGGTGTCCGAAGCCGTGAACACCCTGACCCGGCAGTACGGCACGCTCTTCGTCGTCGCCGCGGGCAACTTCGGCGCGGACGAATCCGTGTCGAGCCCGGCCGCGGCCGACGCGGCGCTCGCCGTCGCCAGTGTGTCCAAAAAGGACGTCCTCAGCCCGTTCTCCAGCCGGGGTCCGAGGATCGGCGACGGCGCCGCGAAACCGGACGTCGCGGCGCCCGGCGAGTCGATCACCGCGGCCTGGCCCGGCGGCGGCTACCAGGCGCTGGACGGGACGTCGATGGCGACGCCGCACGTCGCGGGCTCGGCCGCGATCCTCGCCCAGCAGCACCCGGACTGGACCGCGGACCGCCTCAAAGCGGCCCTCACCAGCACCGCCACCCCGGTCGACGCCGGACCGGCCGCGGTCGGCACCGGCCGCGTCGACGTCGCCCGCGCGACGGCCACGGCGGTCACCGCCACCGGGAGCGCGTCGGCGTACCTCCCGTGGCCCAACCGCGGGACGACCAAGAAAGCGACCGTCACCTGGTACAACTCCGGCGCCACGCCGGTCACGCTGACGCTCGGGGCGGCCGTCGACGGCGTGAGCTTCCCGGCGAGCGTCACCGTTCCCGCCGGGGGCAGCACCCCCGTCGAGCTGACCTTCACCGCGCAGGACGGCCACCCGGGCACCCGCTCCGGCGTCCTGACCGCGAGCGGCGACGGCGTCACCACGCGGACCGCGTTGTCGCTTCGGCAGGAAGCCGAGACCTACGACCTGACCGTCGGCCTCGTCGACCGCGACGGCAGGCCGTGGGCGCCGACGGGCTACCCGCCGGTGTCGATCATCGATCTGGACACCGGTGCCCTCACCCTGGGCGAGCCGGGCACGTTCCGGCTACCGCGTGGCCGTTACGCCGTGAACAGCGTCATCGAGACACCGCGGCCGGGCCAGGAGCCGTCGTACAGCTTCATCACGCACCCCGAACTGGCGCTGGATCACGCCGTCACGCAGACCTTCGACGCACGCGAGGGCAAGCCGGTGTCGCTGGAGCCGGACAACCCGGCGGCGCGCGGTGGCACCCAGAGCGTCGAACGGCTGAGCCGCGTCACCAGCTGCTCGTGCGTCTTCGCCGACGGTTTCGACCTCGACCCGCGGTTCCACGAGGCGTTCGCCGCGACGGTCCCGGGTACGTCGTCGGCGACCTTCGCCTTCAGTCAGGAACGCCGGGCCACCGAGCCGGACCTGGAGCTGACCGCCGACGACGGGCAGCCGTTCGCGGTGCGGGGCGTCTGGCTGGAGTCGGCCGCCCCGGCCGGGACCAGCGCGCTCCCGGTCGTGTCCGGCGGTGGGGGCACGCCCGAGGACCTGGCCGGGATCGACGCGCGCGGCAAGCTCGTGGTCGTCCGGCTGCCGCTCGGCATCCGGATCGACGAGGCGTACCAGCGGCTGGTGAACGTCGAGAACGCCGGCGCGAAACTCGGCGTGGTCGCGCTCGACGGCGGCGCCGCCGGGACCACGGTCCTCGGCGGCGGGCTACCTACGCTGCACTTGCCGGTGATCTGGGGCGGGTTGAGCGTCACCGCGCAGCGGTTCTCGGAGCTGGCGAAGACGGGCCACGCCTCGGCGACGGTGGTCAGCCGGCCGTCGCCGCGCTTCCGCTACGAACTGGGCGACGGCGTCGAGGGGCAGGTGACGGCTCCGCGGGTGCAGCGGCCGAAGACCGGCGATCTCGCCGAAGTGCGCACCGCCTACCACGACAACGCCCCCGGCGAGGTCCGGTACGTCGCCGGGCGCGAGTTCTTCGGCCGGCTGGTCGGGTACGGCTACACCGAACCCGTTGCCGCGCAACAGGAACGTGTCGAGTACTACTCCCCCGGCAAGTGGGACAGCGTGTGGACGTCCGGGTTCCGCGGTGAGCTGACCGAGAACCTCGACCTGGCCGCGGGTCGCAAGTACCAGCTCAGCTGGAACAAGGCGGTGGCCGGGCCGTCGCTGCGCGGGCTGACCATGACGCACTCGGGCGAGCAGCCGCGGCCGTGGGCGTGGCGCAAGGACGGCGTCTTCGACCTGTGGCTGCCGCTGTTCGGCGACGCCGCCGGCCGCCCGCGCAAGCCGGAATCCGGTGCCGGGGACACGGGTTCGGTGACCCTCGCGAAGGACGGCGTCGCGATTCCCGTGGAGCCGTCGGGGGAGCCGACGCTGGCGAGGATCCCGGTGCCGGACGCCGACGGCGCCTACCGGCTCACCGCCGAGGCGCACCGGCACACCGACTGGTGGCCACTGTGGACGGACGTCGTCGCGGAGTGGGGGTTCCGCTCCTCGGCCGCCGCGGACGGCCGGGCACTGCCCCTGCTGACGGCCCGGTTCGCGCCGGCGGTCGACCTGCGCAACAGCGCGCCGGCCAACCGGGTCTTCACGTTCCCGGCGTTCGTCGAGCGGCAAGGCGGTGGCAGCGGGACGAAGCTGGCCGTCGAGACGTCCACCGACGACGGCCGCAGCTGGCAGCCCGCGCCGGCGCTGCGGACCGGCGACCACTGGACGGTCGCCGTGCGGAACCCGGCGGGCGGGTTCGTCTCGCTGCGGGCGAGCGCGGCCGACGACCGCGGGAACACCGTGCGGCAGACGGTGATCCGGGCGTACGCCGTGGGCTGA
- a CDS encoding SigE family RNA polymerase sigma factor, with protein MKRSEEAGYRDYVTARMEVMRRTAYLLCRDWHLADDLVSITIGKLYRHWPRARHVEFLDAYVRRILVRTWLDEKARAWRREEPADVLPEPTVLPADDVVERLGLLELLDALPPRRRAAVVLRYYCDLSIEETAEVLECSPGTVKSQTARGLDSLRALVAASQS; from the coding sequence GTGAAACGGTCCGAAGAAGCGGGGTACCGCGACTACGTGACGGCGCGGATGGAGGTCATGCGCCGCACGGCCTACCTGCTGTGCCGGGACTGGCACCTCGCCGACGACCTGGTGTCGATCACCATCGGCAAGCTGTACCGGCACTGGCCGAGGGCTCGGCACGTCGAGTTCCTCGACGCCTACGTGCGCCGGATCCTGGTGCGGACGTGGCTGGACGAGAAGGCCCGGGCGTGGCGGCGCGAGGAACCGGCGGACGTGTTGCCGGAGCCGACGGTGCTGCCCGCCGACGACGTCGTCGAGCGGCTCGGCCTGCTGGAGCTGCTCGACGCGCTGCCGCCGCGGCGCCGGGCCGCGGTGGTGCTGCGCTACTACTGCGACCTGTCGATCGAGGAGACCGCCGAGGTCCTCGAGTGTTCACCCGGAACCGTGAAGAGCCAGACCGCGCGCGGGCTCGACTCGCTGCGCGCGCTCGTCGCCGCGAGCCAGAGCTGA
- a CDS encoding TetR/AcrR family transcriptional regulator has product MNSTEATDRLLEAAEDLFYAHGVQAVGMDAVRERSGVSLKRLYQCFPAKNDLVEAYLRRRDERWRKSLRDFVHARGDDPLAVFGWLANWFAEPGFRGCAFINSFGEFGEPAPGIAAAIRLHKDEVRAYLRGLISDQRLADQLFSLVEGATVLAAITGDPGEASTAREAAKVLLAAQG; this is encoded by the coding sequence GTGAATTCCACCGAGGCGACCGACCGGCTGCTCGAAGCCGCCGAGGACCTCTTCTACGCGCACGGCGTGCAAGCGGTCGGGATGGACGCCGTGCGGGAGCGCTCCGGCGTCTCGCTCAAGCGGCTCTACCAGTGCTTCCCGGCGAAGAACGACCTGGTCGAGGCCTACTTGCGACGCCGGGACGAGCGCTGGCGGAAGTCGTTGCGCGATTTCGTCCACGCCCGCGGCGACGATCCCCTCGCCGTCTTCGGCTGGCTCGCGAACTGGTTCGCCGAGCCCGGCTTCCGCGGCTGCGCGTTCATCAACTCCTTCGGCGAGTTCGGCGAACCGGCGCCCGGCATCGCCGCCGCCATCCGGCTGCACAAGGACGAAGTCCGCGCGTACCTCCGTGGTCTGATTTCCGACCAAAGGCTCGCCGACCAGCTGTTTTCGCTGGTCGAGGGCGCGACCGTGCTCGCCGCGATCACCGGTGACCCGGGCGAGGCGAGCACGGCCCGCGAAGCCGCGAAGGTGCTGCTGGCCGCTCAGGGGTAG
- a CDS encoding DUF1348 family protein translates to MTPRPPFPPFDEDTARQKVQAAEDAWNTRDPEKVSLAYTEDSVWRNRDRHVVGRAEIVRFLTAKWERELDYALRKELWGFRGNRIGVRFQYESRTAEGQWFRSYGNELWEFSDEGLMRRREASINDVSIEEADRRIFGPRPADEHGLLLPVF, encoded by the coding sequence ATGACCCCGCGACCGCCGTTCCCGCCCTTCGACGAAGACACCGCCCGGCAGAAGGTCCAGGCCGCCGAAGACGCGTGGAACACCCGCGACCCCGAGAAGGTCTCGCTCGCCTACACCGAGGACTCGGTCTGGCGGAACCGCGACCGCCACGTCGTCGGGCGCGCCGAAATCGTCCGCTTCCTTACCGCGAAGTGGGAGCGCGAGCTGGACTACGCGCTGCGCAAGGAGCTGTGGGGCTTCCGCGGCAACCGCATCGGCGTCCGCTTCCAGTACGAATCCCGCACGGCCGAGGGGCAGTGGTTCCGCAGCTACGGCAACGAGCTGTGGGAGTTCAGCGACGAAGGCCTGATGCGACGGCGCGAGGCGAGCATCAACGACGTCTCGATCGAGGAGGCCGACCGCCGCATCTTCGGCCCGCGCCCGGCGGACGAACACGGCCTCCTGCTGCCGGTCTTCTGA
- a CDS encoding glycoside hydrolase family 2 protein, with product MTSPEDTGWRRLDPPLPTPWSGDVAADNALPEYPRPQLTRPRWQNLNGVWEYAGWPSSPDEPRPSGYAERILVPFPPESALSGIGRRDEVLWYRRLFEVPPGWTGSRVLLHFGAVDQTAKVWVNNQLVATHEGGYTAFSADITDVLRASGPQELTVRAEDRTDIEPFPVGKQRNTPGGICYTASSGIWQTVWLELVPNHRVDRLDLTPDLTGVTVFPQVTGGAEVVVAISANGTEVARASGAAGTSVRVDVPSPRLWTPDDPHLYELRVELRDRHGALLDEVGSYTGLRTIGLVPDEQGRPRIALNGHVTFLHGPLDQGYWPDGISTAPTDEALRFDLEKTKELGFNFVRKHVKVEPARWYFWADTLGLVVWQDMPSLTVSFDGPPGIAPDPVPLARERFEAELIKMITQLRAVPSIVGWVPFNEGWGEFDTARVAKLVKALDPTRLVIANSGVNCCFSRPDTGAGDVYDDHTYVGPGDPAVHDARAIVDGEYGGLGLVLDDHRWPGPPNAYEMTPTRERLTERYAEVSAALERVVAERGLSGAVYTQTTDVENEVNGLLTYDRRVVKVDPAVVAKCAKAVIEAGSR from the coding sequence ATGACTTCTCCCGAGGACACCGGCTGGCGCCGGCTCGACCCGCCCCTGCCGACCCCGTGGAGCGGCGACGTCGCTGCGGACAACGCGCTGCCCGAGTACCCGCGGCCCCAGCTGACCCGGCCCCGCTGGCAGAACCTCAACGGCGTCTGGGAGTACGCGGGCTGGCCGTCGTCGCCGGACGAACCACGGCCGTCCGGGTACGCCGAGCGGATCCTGGTGCCGTTCCCGCCGGAGTCGGCGTTGTCGGGAATCGGCCGACGCGACGAAGTCCTCTGGTACCGGCGGCTCTTCGAGGTCCCGCCCGGCTGGACCGGCTCCCGGGTCCTCCTGCACTTCGGCGCGGTCGACCAGACGGCGAAGGTGTGGGTCAACAACCAGCTCGTCGCGACGCACGAAGGCGGCTACACGGCGTTCAGCGCGGACATCACCGACGTCCTGCGCGCCTCGGGTCCGCAGGAGCTGACCGTGCGCGCCGAGGACCGCACCGACATCGAGCCCTTCCCGGTCGGCAAGCAGCGCAACACCCCCGGCGGCATCTGCTACACCGCGTCGTCCGGAATCTGGCAAACGGTCTGGCTGGAGCTGGTGCCCAACCACCGCGTCGACCGGCTGGACCTGACCCCGGACCTGACCGGCGTGACGGTGTTCCCGCAGGTCACCGGCGGTGCCGAGGTCGTTGTCGCAATTTCGGCAAACGGCACGGAGGTAGCGCGGGCGTCGGGAGCGGCCGGGACGTCGGTGCGCGTTGACGTCCCGTCGCCACGCCTCTGGACCCCCGACGACCCGCACCTCTACGAGCTGCGCGTCGAGCTCCGGGACCGGCACGGCGCTCTCCTCGACGAAGTCGGCAGCTACACGGGCCTGCGGACGATCGGCTTGGTCCCGGACGAGCAGGGCCGCCCGCGGATCGCTCTCAACGGCCATGTCACTTTTTTGCACGGACCGCTCGACCAGGGCTATTGGCCGGACGGCATCTCCACCGCGCCCACCGACGAAGCCCTGCGCTTCGACCTAGAGAAGACGAAGGAACTGGGCTTCAACTTCGTCCGCAAGCACGTCAAGGTGGAGCCGGCCCGCTGGTACTTCTGGGCCGACACGCTGGGCTTGGTCGTCTGGCAGGACATGCCGTCGCTGACGGTGTCGTTCGACGGCCCGCCCGGGATCGCGCCGGACCCGGTGCCGCTGGCCCGTGAACGGTTCGAAGCAGAACTGATCAAAATGATCACACAGCTGCGGGCGGTCCCCTCGATCGTCGGCTGGGTGCCGTTCAACGAGGGCTGGGGCGAGTTCGACACGGCCCGTGTCGCGAAACTGGTCAAAGCCCTGGACCCGACGCGTCTGGTGATCGCGAACAGCGGCGTCAACTGCTGCTTCTCCCGCCCGGACACCGGCGCGGGCGATGTCTACGACGACCACACCTACGTCGGCCCCGGTGACCCCGCGGTCCACGACGCCCGAGCGATCGTCGACGGCGAGTACGGCGGTCTCGGCCTGGTCCTCGACGACCACCGCTGGCCGGGCCCGCCGAACGCGTACGAAATGACGCCGACGCGGGAGCGGCTCACCGAACGCTACGCGGAAGTGAGCGCGGCCCTCGAGCGCGTGGTGGCGGAGCGCGGGTTGTCCGGTGCGGTCTACACCCAGACGACCGATGTCGAAAACGAGGTCAACGGCCTGCTGACGTACGACCGCCGGGTGGTCAAAGTGGACCCGGCCGTGGTCGCGAAGTGCGCCAAGGCGGTGATCGAGGCGGGCTCGCGCTGA
- a CDS encoding methyltransferase domain-containing protein, which produces MTTPAFGGEVSEFYQRFRRGYPPEAADELAAAFALTRDDVVLDLGCGTGRLTRVLAARTGAVLGMDPEPAMLDQARWATSLPNVSWLLGADTEVSALLPIFGNGRLAAVTVAQALHWMDHERLFADVRPLVRPGGGIAVVTNGEPLWLQDTAWSAALRDVLSAYLGTPLHSTCGTDAASQERYEAALSAAGYAVDLRVVDYATTLTVEEIVGGVFSAMSPDQLPAPDERPAFTDRVRTALAPHGPLREAVRVRILTGIR; this is translated from the coding sequence ATGACCACACCGGCGTTCGGCGGCGAAGTGAGCGAGTTCTACCAGCGGTTCCGCCGCGGCTACCCGCCCGAAGCGGCGGACGAGCTGGCCGCGGCGTTCGCGCTGACCCGCGACGACGTCGTCCTCGACCTCGGCTGTGGCACCGGCCGGCTCACCCGGGTCCTGGCGGCCCGGACGGGCGCGGTGCTCGGCATGGACCCGGAGCCGGCGATGCTCGACCAGGCCCGCTGGGCGACGTCGCTGCCGAACGTCAGCTGGCTGCTCGGCGCGGACACCGAGGTCAGCGCGCTGTTGCCGATTTTCGGCAACGGCCGCCTGGCCGCGGTGACGGTCGCGCAGGCGCTGCACTGGATGGACCACGAGCGCCTGTTCGCGGACGTCCGGCCGCTGGTCCGCCCGGGCGGCGGGATCGCGGTGGTGACGAACGGCGAGCCGCTGTGGCTCCAGGACACGGCGTGGTCGGCCGCCCTGCGGGACGTCCTCTCGGCGTACCTGGGGACGCCGTTGCACAGCACGTGCGGCACGGACGCGGCGAGCCAGGAGCGGTACGAGGCCGCGCTCTCGGCCGCCGGATACGCCGTCGACCTGCGCGTTGTCGATTACGCGACAACGCTGACGGTCGAGGAAATCGTCGGTGGCGTTTTTTCGGCCATGAGTCCCGACCAGCTGCCTGCGCCCGACGAGCGGCCGGCTTTCACCGACCGCGTCCGGACGGCGCTGGCCCCGCACGGACCGCTCCGCGAGGCAGTCCGGGTGCGGATCCTCACCGGGATCCGGTGA